A genomic region of Sander vitreus isolate 19-12246 chromosome 11, sanVit1, whole genome shotgun sequence contains the following coding sequences:
- the LOC144525945 gene encoding interferon alpha/beta receptor 1b-like: MSAAFYVCLVFWSLQTNAVAAELAPPKNLTLITLNTNYTLSWDWDQSFAEGHAVNFTTQYVAKFKLKSKRKSPVWETACEKTSHRSCDLTKFNLYYLGIYVLRVQASVNGRVSDWVTKDFCPDKDAAVGPPSRVDLSPAGSGLDIIISDPLTSTNSSMKDHIEDLYYHILYWERSVDTQAVETQMLASKATVVTLSDLKAWTWYCVRVQSRYDFFNKKSSFTSPHCMQTEGAIPWWQIFGYFLLSLVICFLLVLVIICSSFWFFKTVKATFYPSNQLPPHFQYLCDSSGSDIPRLLTTDSDSELLCDKVTVCPKPPVLENHIPPPEALPVPPSDSSGRHSRQGSGDSGVYSTGCSSGLRQPDSIQPSSGDEDSGQGFLDLEQVKMKDMAPGLKTRLLITNEGVVDMCV, from the exons TCGCAGCAGAGCTGGCCCCACCGAAGAACCTGACCCTGATCACCCTGAACACCAACTACACCCTGAGCTGGGATTGGGACCAGAGTTTTGCAGAGGGACACGCTGTCAACTTCACCACACAATATGTGGC GAAGTTCAAGCTAAAGTCTAAGAGAAAGAGTCCAGTGTGGGAAACGGCATGTGAGAAGACGTCACATAGGTCATGTGACCTTACAAAGTTCAACCTGTACTACCTGGGCATTTACGTGCTTCGTGTACAAGCCAGTGTGAACGGGCGTGTCTCCGACTGGGTGACGAAGGATTTCTGCCCTGATAAAGATG CTGCTGTGGGTCCTCCATCCAGAGTGGATCTTTCTCCTGCTGGAAGTGGCCTGGACATTATCATCTCTGACCCTCTGACCAGCACCAACAGCTCCATGAAGGACCATATCGAAGACCTGTACTACCACATCCTCTACTGGGAACGCTCTGTAGACACACAG GCCGTAGAAACCCAGATGTTGGCTAGCAAGGCCACCGTGGTGACTCTGTCGGACCTGAAGGCCTGGACCTGGTACTGTGTGAGGGTCCAGTCACGCTACGACTTCTTCAACAAGAAGAGCAGCTTCACCTCACCCCACTGCATGCAGACCGAAG GTGCCATTCCGTGGTGGCAGATCTTTGGCTACTTCCTGCTCTCTCTGGTGATCTGCTTCTTGTTGGTATTAGTCATAATCTGCAGCTCCTTTTGGTTCTTCAAGACTGTTAAGGCGACGTTTTACCCCTCCAACCAGCTGCCGCCACACTTCCAG TATCTTTGTGACTCATCTGGTTCTGACATTCCTCGCCTCCTCACCACGGATTCCGACTCGGAGCTGTTGTGTGATAAGGTGACCGTCTGTCCAAAACCACCGGTCCTGGAAAACCACATCCCTCCCCCTGAGGCCCTGCCGGTGCCCCCGTCAGACAGCAG TGGCAGACACAGTCGCCAGGGCAGCGGAGACTCAGGAGTGTACTCCACAGGGTGCAGCTCAGGCCTGCGGCAGCCCGACAGCATTCAGCCGTCCTCGGGGGACGAAGACTCTGGGCAGGGTTTCCTTGACTTGGAGCAGGTGAAGATGAAGGACATGGCTCCAGGGCTCAAGACTCGACTTCTGATCACCAACGAGGGCGTTGTTGACATGTGTGTATGA